Within Novipirellula artificiosorum, the genomic segment TCGCGAAGTTCGACCGAGCGTCCCTCCGCCACTGGCCTCGATCGCTCACAAGGCACTGAAACTGAAGCCGACCGATCGCTATGCGACCGCATTGAAGATGGCCGAAGATGTCGAGGCCTTTTTGGCGGATGAACCGGTCGCAGCTCACCAGGAATCGTGGGTCGCTCGCTGGATGCGTGTGGCACGCCATCACCGCAGCGCGACACAAACGGCACTGGTGGCATTGGTACTGGGGTCGATCTTGGCCGGATTCGCCTTTTTGACACTGGGGGCCTACGCAACACGCGAAACCTATTTGCGCAAAGATGCCGAAGAGGCTCATACCATTACGGAACGTTTGCGGCGTGAGTCGATGGCGACGTCGGCGAAGTTTTTGGCAAAGTCGATTGGCAACGAAATCGATTTAAGATGGCGTGTGTTGGAGGCGGAAGCCGCCTCGCCGGTGCTTCGGCAATTGATCTTGGATCTGAATGCCAAGATCCCGGAAACGCCGGCCGATCCAAACCGTGACGCCGGAGCACTGCTGTTGAGCGCGTTGGACCCCGAGCGCAGTGAGCTGCAGAATTGGCTACAAGCGAGATACATCGATAACCAACAAGCCGTCAAATCGGATTCGTGGTTTGTGCAAGGCATCGAAGGCACCCAGCTGGCTCGCGTTCGAGCGGGCGACAGCATCGGTCGCAATTTTCGACACCGCGACTACTTTCATGGCCGCGGTCACGATTTGGACTTGAGTACGATCAGCAACGACGCCGACATGCCCAAGCCACTTTCGGGCCGCATCGTCCATATGTCGGCGGCCTATGAAAGCACCAACACGCGAACCTTAAAGGTTTCGTTCTCGGTGCCGATCTACGATGCGGAGGTCGAGAACTATGCGCGACAGCGGATCGGGGTGATGGGGATGTCGGTTGAACTGGGCGATTTTGCGATGGACCCCAACACGTGGTTGATCGACACCCGACCGGATCAGTTTGAAAAACAACGCGGCCTGCTGCTGCAGCACCCCGATTTAGGACAGCGAAGCGAGCGGGATGAGTTGCCGCATTTGAGCGACGCGTGGGTCACGCGAATGTTGCAGTTGCGCCGCCAACGCGCCTACCCCTCCGAAATGGCAGCGCCGCGGACGCTCGAAGAGATGGTGGTCGAGATCGACGATCCGATTCGAGACGAACGGGCGCTTGTAGCGATGGAACCGGTGATGATCCGCGGTCGGTCGGCCGAGGTCGCCGATACCGGATGGATCGTGGTGGTCAGCGAAGCCGAGTAGGGGGGGCCGGATGAACGTGAGTTCGAATGGGCAAGCGACCCCGAAGGAGGCTGGCTTGCCTTTCCCACCCCGGATGCGCTATCCGCGATCTGGGGCTCATGGCTGAAATATCTGCGGCATGAAAGAAAACAGGAATCCGTGTGTCATTTGTCTGCCGTCCCCCACGCTCGCGCGGTCGTGCAGTTTTTAAGTTGTTGATTGAAAAAGACTTACAAGATTTACCTCTCCCTCTGGGAGAGGTCGAGCCTAAGCGAGGGAGAGGGAAAACGGGCTGCGATGACAACATGAAATTCCAGCACTGTTTCTATACCGGCCCTCCCCCTCGCTGCGCTCGACCCCTCCCGCTGCGCGGGCAGGGGTGGTTGGATACCTAAACACTTCAGCAGTCACAACTTAAAAACTGCACGACCTCTCGCGAGGAGAGGGGTTGGAGTTCAGGCTTTAGCCGCTTTTGCTCATTCCGCAATCGCCCGAAGGCTACGACTCCAGCGCACACCCCCTCATCCCCAGCCCTTCTCCCCCGAAAATCGGGGGAGAAGGGAGCCAGCGTGTAGTTGGGTTGACGGCTTGGGTGCGTCCACAGCATTTGCATCAGCCCAGAGCAAGGCGGACAATCGATACGCGAGAGCAAGGGCTTCAGGCGATGGCGGTGTGCGCTGGAGTCGTAGCCTTTAGGCGATCTTGTCTTGCCGTTGACTTTGATCTGGTGACTGAGATCTGACTTTTTGCGGCTGAAGCCTGAACTCCAACATTTTTTTGGCCCCTTTGGCGGTTGGGGTTCGCCTTGCAGAGTGTTCAACCCATTCACACTCACTCTTTGCAGGAGACACCACGATGTTTCAAAACCTACTCTCTAACGCCGTTCGCACGTCCCTTTTCGCCTCACTTGCCGCCTGCTTGATGACGGTCACCGCGAACGCTCAAAGCGCGGGCACGATCGTCGATGTCGGCCCTG encodes:
- a CDS encoding protein kinase domain-containing protein, with translation MSELESRDPDSLIDDLLDRWEEAHERGESISAESLCASHPELFDEVRLRIAQLRAIDTRIGKGPLGTGFKSQKLVGVRLPVQSSIEELEFLQRGGLGAVYVGEDMSAHRRVAVKFLHQHLASDPVCRERFRLEAEVTARLEHPGVIPLYGIGETSDGDPFYAMRFIDGQSMDDLVRSLHEHTTETATHRIENDRRYRQLLTHFVSVCQTIAYAHNRGIVHRDIKPANVMLGKYGETIVVDWGLAIPVIRDEPFRQSGEQTLMPALSSDSSTSGHGAGTPVYMSPEQASKLDPTPASDVYSLGATLYKILCGRPPVDGDSFAQIKQRVIDGELTPVREVRPSVPPPLASIAHKALKLKPTDRYATALKMAEDVEAFLADEPVAAHQESWVARWMRVARHHRSATQTALVALVLGSILAGFAFLTLGAYATRETYLRKDAEEAHTITERLRRESMATSAKFLAKSIGNEIDLRWRVLEAEAASPVLRQLILDLNAKIPETPADPNRDAGALLLSALDPERSELQNWLQARYIDNQQAVKSDSWFVQGIEGTQLARVRAGDSIGRNFRHRDYFHGRGHDLDLSTISNDADMPKPLSGRIVHMSAAYESTNTRTLKVSFSVPIYDAEVENYARQRIGVMGMSVELGDFAMDPNTWLIDTRPDQFEKQRGLLLQHPDLGQRSERDELPHLSDAWVTRMLQLRRQRAYPSEMAAPRTLEEMVVEIDDPIRDERALVAMEPVMIRGRSAEVADTGWIVVVSEAE